A genomic stretch from Canis lupus baileyi chromosome 3, mCanLup2.hap1, whole genome shotgun sequence includes:
- the AURKB gene encoding aurora kinase B isoform X4, producing the protein MPPEGSSTRSCRKATLSTSSEQPRSGRIMEELADALMYCHGKKVIHRDIKPENLLLGLQGELKIADFGWSVHAPSLRRKTMCGTLDYLPPEMIEGRMHNEKVDLWCIGVLCYELLVGNPPFESASHNETYRRIVKVDLKFPPSVPTGAQDLISKLLKHNPSERLPLSQVSAHPWVRAHSRRMLPPSAVQAIP; encoded by the exons ATGCCCCCCGAGGGGAGCTCTACAAGGAGCTGCAGAAAAGCCACACTTTCGACGAGCAGCGAACAGCCACGGTCGGGGAGG ATCATGGAGGAGCTGGCGGATGCTCTGATGTACTGCCACGGGAAAAAGGTGATTCACAGAGACATAAAGCCAGAGAATCTGCTCTTGGGGCTCCAGGGAGAGCTGAAGATCGCTGACTTTGGCTGGTCCGTGCACGCCCCCTCCCTAAG gAGGAAGACGATGTGCGGCACCTTGGACTACCTGCCTCCAGAAATGATTGAAGGGCGCATGCACAACGAGAAGGTGGACCTGTGGTGCATCGGGGTGCTCTGCTATGAGCTGCTGGTGGGCAACCCGCCATTCGAGAGCGCTTCTCACAATGAGACCTATCGGCGCATCGTCAAG gTGGACCTGAAATTCCCCCCTTCTGTACCCACGGGAGCCCAGGACCTCATCTCCAAGCTACTCAAGCACAACCCTTCAGAACGGCTGCCCCTGTCCCAGGTCTCAGCCCACCCTTGGGTCCGGGCCCACTCTCGGAGGATGCTGCCTCCCTCTGCCGTCCAGGCCATCCCCTGA
- the AURKB gene encoding aurora kinase B isoform X3, translated as MSRSNGQPTAAPGQKVVENSSGIPNFSMRSFTIDDFEIGRPLGKGKFGNVYLAREKKSHFIVALKVLFKSQIEKEGVEHQLRREIEIQAHLQHPNILRLYNYFYDRRRIYLILEYAPRGELYKELQKSHTFDEQRTATIMEELADALMYCHGKKVIHRDIKPENLLLGLQGELKIADFGWSVHAPSLRRKTMCGTLDYLPPEMIEGRMHNEKVDLWCIGVLCYELLVGNPPFESASHNETYRRIVKVDLKFPPSVPTGAQDLISKLLKHNPSERLPLSQVSAHPWVRAHSRRMLPPSAVQAIP; from the exons ATGAGCCGCTCCAATGGCCAGCCCACAG CTGCCCCTGGCCAGAAGGTGGTGGAGAACAGCAGTGGGATACCCAACTTCTCAAT GCGGTCCTTCACCATCGACGACTTTGAGATTGGGCGTCCTCTGGGCAAAGGCAAGTTTGGAAATGTGTACTTGGCTCGGGAGAAGAAAAGCCATTTCATCGTGGCTCTCAAGGTCCTCTTCAAGTCTCAGATAGAAAAGGAGGGCGTGGAACACCAGCTGCGCAGGGAGATTGAAATCCAGGCCCATCTGCA GCATCCCAACATCCTGCGTCTCTACAACTATTTCTACGACCGGAGAAGGATCTACTTGATTCTGGAGTATGCCCCCCGAGGGGAGCTCTACAAGGAGCTGCAGAAAAGCCACACTTTCGACGAGCAGCGAACAGCCACG ATCATGGAGGAGCTGGCGGATGCTCTGATGTACTGCCACGGGAAAAAGGTGATTCACAGAGACATAAAGCCAGAGAATCTGCTCTTGGGGCTCCAGGGAGAGCTGAAGATCGCTGACTTTGGCTGGTCCGTGCACGCCCCCTCCCTAAG gAGGAAGACGATGTGCGGCACCTTGGACTACCTGCCTCCAGAAATGATTGAAGGGCGCATGCACAACGAGAAGGTGGACCTGTGGTGCATCGGGGTGCTCTGCTATGAGCTGCTGGTGGGCAACCCGCCATTCGAGAGCGCTTCTCACAATGAGACCTATCGGCGCATCGTCAAG gTGGACCTGAAATTCCCCCCTTCTGTACCCACGGGAGCCCAGGACCTCATCTCCAAGCTACTCAAGCACAACCCTTCAGAACGGCTGCCCCTGTCCCAGGTCTCAGCCCACCCTTGGGTCCGGGCCCACTCTCGGAGGATGCTGCCTCCCTCTGCCGTCCAGGCCATCCCCTGA
- the AURKB gene encoding aurora kinase B isoform X2, giving the protein MQPSSPSLPTLSRTQPGLNTLPQRVLRKDPATPSALVLMSRSNGQPTAAPGQKVVENSSGIPNFSMRSFTIDDFEIGRPLGKGKFGNVYLAREKKSHFIVALKVLFKSQIEKEGVEHQLRREIEIQAHLQHPNILRLYNYFYDRRRIYLILEYAPRGELYKELQKSHTFDEQRTATIMEELADALMYCHGKKVIHRDIKPENLLLGLQGELKIADFGWSVHAPSLRRKTMCGTLDYLPPEMIEGRMHNEKVDLWCIGVLCYELLVGNPPFESASHNETYRRIVKVDLKFPPSVPTGAQDLISKLLKHNPSERLPLSQVSAHPWVRAHSRRMLPPSAVQAIP; this is encoded by the exons ACTCAGCCTGGCCTGAACACCCTGCCCCAGAGAGTCCTCCGGAAGGACCCCGCCACCCCGTCTGCACTTGTCCTCATGAGCCGCTCCAATGGCCAGCCCACAG CTGCCCCTGGCCAGAAGGTGGTGGAGAACAGCAGTGGGATACCCAACTTCTCAAT GCGGTCCTTCACCATCGACGACTTTGAGATTGGGCGTCCTCTGGGCAAAGGCAAGTTTGGAAATGTGTACTTGGCTCGGGAGAAGAAAAGCCATTTCATCGTGGCTCTCAAGGTCCTCTTCAAGTCTCAGATAGAAAAGGAGGGCGTGGAACACCAGCTGCGCAGGGAGATTGAAATCCAGGCCCATCTGCA GCATCCCAACATCCTGCGTCTCTACAACTATTTCTACGACCGGAGAAGGATCTACTTGATTCTGGAGTATGCCCCCCGAGGGGAGCTCTACAAGGAGCTGCAGAAAAGCCACACTTTCGACGAGCAGCGAACAGCCACG ATCATGGAGGAGCTGGCGGATGCTCTGATGTACTGCCACGGGAAAAAGGTGATTCACAGAGACATAAAGCCAGAGAATCTGCTCTTGGGGCTCCAGGGAGAGCTGAAGATCGCTGACTTTGGCTGGTCCGTGCACGCCCCCTCCCTAAG gAGGAAGACGATGTGCGGCACCTTGGACTACCTGCCTCCAGAAATGATTGAAGGGCGCATGCACAACGAGAAGGTGGACCTGTGGTGCATCGGGGTGCTCTGCTATGAGCTGCTGGTGGGCAACCCGCCATTCGAGAGCGCTTCTCACAATGAGACCTATCGGCGCATCGTCAAG gTGGACCTGAAATTCCCCCCTTCTGTACCCACGGGAGCCCAGGACCTCATCTCCAAGCTACTCAAGCACAACCCTTCAGAACGGCTGCCCCTGTCCCAGGTCTCAGCCCACCCTTGGGTCCGGGCCCACTCTCGGAGGATGCTGCCTCCCTCTGCCGTCCAGGCCATCCCCTGA
- the AURKB gene encoding aurora kinase B isoform X1, whose protein sequence is MTQKENAYPWPYGRQTTQPGLNTLPQRVLRKDPATPSALVLMSRSNGQPTAAPGQKVVENSSGIPNFSMRSFTIDDFEIGRPLGKGKFGNVYLAREKKSHFIVALKVLFKSQIEKEGVEHQLRREIEIQAHLQHPNILRLYNYFYDRRRIYLILEYAPRGELYKELQKSHTFDEQRTATIMEELADALMYCHGKKVIHRDIKPENLLLGLQGELKIADFGWSVHAPSLRRKTMCGTLDYLPPEMIEGRMHNEKVDLWCIGVLCYELLVGNPPFESASHNETYRRIVKVDLKFPPSVPTGAQDLISKLLKHNPSERLPLSQVSAHPWVRAHSRRMLPPSAVQAIP, encoded by the exons ATGACCCAGAAGGAGAACGCCTACCCCTGGCCCTACGGCCGGCAGACG ACTCAGCCTGGCCTGAACACCCTGCCCCAGAGAGTCCTCCGGAAGGACCCCGCCACCCCGTCTGCACTTGTCCTCATGAGCCGCTCCAATGGCCAGCCCACAG CTGCCCCTGGCCAGAAGGTGGTGGAGAACAGCAGTGGGATACCCAACTTCTCAAT GCGGTCCTTCACCATCGACGACTTTGAGATTGGGCGTCCTCTGGGCAAAGGCAAGTTTGGAAATGTGTACTTGGCTCGGGAGAAGAAAAGCCATTTCATCGTGGCTCTCAAGGTCCTCTTCAAGTCTCAGATAGAAAAGGAGGGCGTGGAACACCAGCTGCGCAGGGAGATTGAAATCCAGGCCCATCTGCA GCATCCCAACATCCTGCGTCTCTACAACTATTTCTACGACCGGAGAAGGATCTACTTGATTCTGGAGTATGCCCCCCGAGGGGAGCTCTACAAGGAGCTGCAGAAAAGCCACACTTTCGACGAGCAGCGAACAGCCACG ATCATGGAGGAGCTGGCGGATGCTCTGATGTACTGCCACGGGAAAAAGGTGATTCACAGAGACATAAAGCCAGAGAATCTGCTCTTGGGGCTCCAGGGAGAGCTGAAGATCGCTGACTTTGGCTGGTCCGTGCACGCCCCCTCCCTAAG gAGGAAGACGATGTGCGGCACCTTGGACTACCTGCCTCCAGAAATGATTGAAGGGCGCATGCACAACGAGAAGGTGGACCTGTGGTGCATCGGGGTGCTCTGCTATGAGCTGCTGGTGGGCAACCCGCCATTCGAGAGCGCTTCTCACAATGAGACCTATCGGCGCATCGTCAAG gTGGACCTGAAATTCCCCCCTTCTGTACCCACGGGAGCCCAGGACCTCATCTCCAAGCTACTCAAGCACAACCCTTCAGAACGGCTGCCCCTGTCCCAGGTCTCAGCCCACCCTTGGGTCCGGGCCCACTCTCGGAGGATGCTGCCTCCCTCTGCCGTCCAGGCCATCCCCTGA